From Phragmites australis chromosome 5, lpPhrAust1.1, whole genome shotgun sequence, a single genomic window includes:
- the LOC133919944 gene encoding alpha-aminoadipic semialdehyde synthase-like isoform X2 — protein sequence MYWERRFPRLLSINQLQQLMKNGCPLVGVSDITCDIGGSIEFVNKSTSIERPFFRYDASTHSYHDDMEGDGVVCLAVDILPTEFSKEASQHFGDMLSKFVASLASAKRLVELPSYLRIACIAHAGRLTSLYEYIPRMRKTLVDLAPIRANPLPHKNYSSLVSLSGHLFDKFLINEALDIIETSGGSFRLVRCDVGQSIDDMSYSELEIGADDTATLDKIIDSLTSLANAHDGDHYAREETELSLKIGKVNECGTGNSMDKGGPKVLILGAGRVCRPAAEFLASYPNIYSNGANDNNTDQLHVIVASLYQKDSDETVDGIKNATATQLDVTDTGSLSDLVSQVEVVISLLPTSFHAVIARVCIELKKHLVTASYVDESMSKLGQAAEGAGVTILCEMGLDPGIDHMVSMKMIDEAHARKGKIKAFTSFCGGLPSPAAANNPLAYKFSWNPAGALRAGSNPAVYKFLGQVVHVDGNKLYNSAKRLRLPELPAFALEHLPNRNSLIYGDLYGISKEASTVYRATLRYEGFSDIMATLSKTGFFYAANHPLLQEINHPTYMGFLDELLNVNDISTTTTNVNAEVSGGHDDELVSRLLILGHCKDKETAVKTVKTIKFLGLHEETQIPKDCSSAFDVICQRMEQRMAYHDDEQDMVLLHHELEVEYSDGRPTEKHQATLLEFGKVENGRSNTAMALTVGIPAAIGALLLLQNKVQRKGVIRPLEPEIYIPALEILESSGIKLTERVET from the exons ATGTACTGGGAGAGGAGATTTCCACGATTACTAAGCATCAATCAGTTACAACAACTGATGAAGAATGGTTGCCCTTTAGTTGGTGTTTCTGATATTACTTGTGATATAGGAGGTTCCATAGAATTTGTGAACAAGAGTACATCAATAGAGAGGCCTTTCTTCCG CTATGATGCTTCTACTCATTCATACCATGATGATATGGAAGGTGATGGTGTGGTCTGCTTAGCTGTTGACATTCTCCCTACAGAGTTTTCTAAAGAG GCTTCCCAGCATTTTGGAGACATGTTATCTAAATTTGTTGCTAGCTTGGCCTCGGCTAAGAGACTGGTGGAACTTCCTTCCTACTTGAGAATAGCTTGCATTGCACATGCTGGCAGACTGACTTCTCTGTATGAATATATTCCTAGGATGAGAAAGACTCTGGT AGATTTGGCACCCATCAGGGCAAATCCATTGCCTCATAAGAATTACAGCAGCCTg GTATCTCTCAGTGGGCACCTCTTTGATAAGTTCCTTATAAATGAAGCTTTGGACATTATTGAAACATCTGGAGGTTCATTTCGCTTGGTTAGATGTGACGTTGGACAGAGTATTGATGATATGTCGTACTCGGAGCTTGAA ATAGGAGCAGATGATACTGCCACATTGGATAAGATTATTGACTCCTTGACTTCTCTAGCTAATGCACATGATGGAGATCATTATGCCAGGGAAGAAACTGAATTATCTCTGAAGATAGGAAAAGTCAATGAGTGTGGAACTGGCAACAGCATGGATAAAGGAGGGCCAAAGGTTTTAATTCTTGGAGCTGGAAGAGTCTGTCGACCAGCTGCAGAGTTTTTAGCATCATATCCAAACATTTATAGTAATGGTGCTAATGACAATAACACAGACCAACTTCATGTTATTGTGGCATCTTTGTATCAAAAAGATTCAGATGAG ACAGTTGATGGAATTAAAAACGCAACAGCTACTCAGCTTGATGTTACTGATACTGGAAGTCTTTCAGATCTTGTTTCACAG GTTGAAGTTGTAATTAGCTTGTTGCCTACTAGTTTTCATGCTGTCATTGCAAGAGTATGCATAGAG CTCAAGAAGCACTTGGTCACAGCGAGCTATGTTGATGAATCCATGTCAAAGTTAGGCCAAGCTGCTGAAGGTGCAGGTGTAACTATACTTTGTGAAATGGGCCTGGATCCTGGCATAG ATCACATGGTATCAATGAAGATGATTGATGAAGCACATGCTCGAAAGGGAAAAATAAAGGCATTTACATCTTTCTGTGGTGGACTTCCATCTCCAGCTGCTGCGAACAATCCACTGGCCTATAAGTTCAG ttGGAACCCAGCTGGTGCCCTCCGAGCTGGGAGCAATCCTGCTGTCTACAAATTTCTTGGACAGGTCGTCCATGTAGACG GTAATAAATTATACAACTCTGCAAAGAGGCTCAGACTACCGGAGCTTCCAGCTTTTGCTCTTGAACACTTGCCAAATCGGAATTCCTTGATATATGGAGACCTGTATGGGATCTCCAAAGAAGCATCTACTGTATACAGGGCTACTCTTCGCTATGAGG GATTTAGTGATATAATGGCTACCCTGTCAAAAACTGGGTTTTTTTATGCTGCAAATCATCCACTGCTGCAAGAGATTAATCACCCAACATATATGGGTTTTCTTGATGAACTCCTTAATGTAAATGATATCTCTACTACTACCACAAACGTAAATGCTGAAGTTTCCGGAGGACATGATGATGAATTGGTCTCGAGACTATTGATCCTTGGGCATTGCAAAGACAAAGAAACAGCTGTTAAGACAGTCAAAACCATCAA GTTCTTGGGACTACATGAGGAGACACAAATTCCTAAGGATTGTTCTAGTGCATTCGATGTGATTTGCCAAAGAATGGAACAGAGGATGGCCTATCACGATGATGAGCAG GACATGGTACTGCTACACCACGAACTGGAGGTGGAATACTCTGACGGGCGGCCGACCGAAAAGCACCAAGCAACTCTACTGGAGTTTGGAAAGGTTGAAAATGGCAGATCCAACACTGCCATGGCGCTCACCGTCGGGATACCAGCAGCAATTGGGGCGTTG CTCTTGCTCCAGAACAAGGTACAGAGGAAAGGAGTGATCAGGCCTCTGGAACCTGAAATCTACATTCCAG CACTAGAGATCTTGGAATCATCAGGCATCAAGCTGACGGAGAGAGTGGAGACTTGA
- the LOC133919944 gene encoding alpha-aminoadipic semialdehyde synthase-like isoform X1, whose protein sequence is MGSAVTESNDTLLGNGVVGILAETVNMWERRAPLTPSHCARLLLGGGKSGTRVNRIIVQPSTKRIHHDAQYEDAGCKISDDLSECGLIIGIKQPKLQMILPDRAYAFFSHTHKAQQENMPLLDKILEERVSLFDYELIVGDNGKRLLAFGKFAGRAGLIDFLHGLGQRYLSLGFTTPFLSLGRSHMYPSLAAAKAAVIAVGEEIATFGLPSGICPIVFVFTGVGNVSQGAQEIFKLLPHAFVDAEKLPEISAARKLSKQSQSTKRVFQLYGCVVTSRDMVSHKDPNRHFDKADYYAHPEHYIPVFHERIAPYASVIVNCMYWERRFPRLLSINQLQQLMKNGCPLVGVSDITCDIGGSIEFVNKSTSIERPFFRYDASTHSYHDDMEGDGVVCLAVDILPTEFSKEASQHFGDMLSKFVASLASAKRLVELPSYLRIACIAHAGRLTSLYEYIPRMRKTLVDLAPIRANPLPHKNYSSLVSLSGHLFDKFLINEALDIIETSGGSFRLVRCDVGQSIDDMSYSELEIGADDTATLDKIIDSLTSLANAHDGDHYAREETELSLKIGKVNECGTGNSMDKGGPKVLILGAGRVCRPAAEFLASYPNIYSNGANDNNTDQLHVIVASLYQKDSDETVDGIKNATATQLDVTDTGSLSDLVSQVEVVISLLPTSFHAVIARVCIELKKHLVTASYVDESMSKLGQAAEGAGVTILCEMGLDPGIDHMVSMKMIDEAHARKGKIKAFTSFCGGLPSPAAANNPLAYKFSWNPAGALRAGSNPAVYKFLGQVVHVDGNKLYNSAKRLRLPELPAFALEHLPNRNSLIYGDLYGISKEASTVYRATLRYEGFSDIMATLSKTGFFYAANHPLLQEINHPTYMGFLDELLNVNDISTTTTNVNAEVSGGHDDELVSRLLILGHCKDKETAVKTVKTIKFLGLHEETQIPKDCSSAFDVICQRMEQRMAYHDDEQDMVLLHHELEVEYSDGRPTEKHQATLLEFGKVENGRSNTAMALTVGIPAAIGALLLLQNKVQRKGVIRPLEPEIYIPALEILESSGIKLTERVET, encoded by the exons ATGGGTTCTGCTGTAACTGAA AGCAATGATACCTTGCTGGGAAATGGAGTTGTTGGGATTCTTGCCGAGACTGTTAATATGTGGGAAAGGAGGGCACCGTTAACTCCTTCCCATTGTGCTCGTCTTCTTCTCGGAGGAGGCAAGAGCGGAACTAGAGTAAATCGGATCATTGTGCAGCCAAGCACAAAGAGGATCCATCATGATGCTCAGTATGAGGACGCTGGATGCAAGATTTCAGACGACCTGTCAGAGTGTGGTCTTATTATAGGCATCAAACAACCAAAG TTACAAATGATTCTTCCAGATCGAGCATACGCGTTCTTTTCTCACACCCACAAGGCCCAGCAAGAGAATATGCCACTATTAGATAAG ATCCTCGAAGAAAGGGTGTCTTTGTTCGATTATGAGCTAATCGTTGGAGATAATGGGAAAAGATTGCTAGCTTTCGGGAAGTTTGCTGGTAGAGCTGGGCTGATAGACTTCTTACACGGTCTTGGACAGC GATATTTGAGCCTTGGATTCACAACTCCGTTTCTCTCGCTGGGGCGATCTCATATGTATCCTTCACTCGCTGCGGCCAAGGCTGCAGTCATTGCAGTTGGTGAAGAGATAGCAACATTCGGACTCCCATCTGGAATTTGTCCGATAGTGTTTGTATTCACTGGAGTTGGAAATG TTTCTCAGGGTGCGCAAGAGATATTCAAGCTATTGCCCCATGCCTTCGTTGATGCTGAGAAACTTCCTGAAATTTCTGCG GCCAGGAAGCTGTCTAAACAGTCTCAGTCAACCAAGAGAGTATTCCAACTATATGGCTGTGTTGTGACTTCAAGAGATATGGTCTCTCACAAAGATCCCAACAGACATTTTGACAAA GCTGACTATTATGCTCATCCAGAACACTACATCCCTGTTTTCCATGAAAGGATTGCTCCGTATGCATCCGTCATTG TAAACTGTATGTACTGGGAGAGGAGATTTCCACGATTACTAAGCATCAATCAGTTACAACAACTGATGAAGAATGGTTGCCCTTTAGTTGGTGTTTCTGATATTACTTGTGATATAGGAGGTTCCATAGAATTTGTGAACAAGAGTACATCAATAGAGAGGCCTTTCTTCCG CTATGATGCTTCTACTCATTCATACCATGATGATATGGAAGGTGATGGTGTGGTCTGCTTAGCTGTTGACATTCTCCCTACAGAGTTTTCTAAAGAG GCTTCCCAGCATTTTGGAGACATGTTATCTAAATTTGTTGCTAGCTTGGCCTCGGCTAAGAGACTGGTGGAACTTCCTTCCTACTTGAGAATAGCTTGCATTGCACATGCTGGCAGACTGACTTCTCTGTATGAATATATTCCTAGGATGAGAAAGACTCTGGT AGATTTGGCACCCATCAGGGCAAATCCATTGCCTCATAAGAATTACAGCAGCCTg GTATCTCTCAGTGGGCACCTCTTTGATAAGTTCCTTATAAATGAAGCTTTGGACATTATTGAAACATCTGGAGGTTCATTTCGCTTGGTTAGATGTGACGTTGGACAGAGTATTGATGATATGTCGTACTCGGAGCTTGAA ATAGGAGCAGATGATACTGCCACATTGGATAAGATTATTGACTCCTTGACTTCTCTAGCTAATGCACATGATGGAGATCATTATGCCAGGGAAGAAACTGAATTATCTCTGAAGATAGGAAAAGTCAATGAGTGTGGAACTGGCAACAGCATGGATAAAGGAGGGCCAAAGGTTTTAATTCTTGGAGCTGGAAGAGTCTGTCGACCAGCTGCAGAGTTTTTAGCATCATATCCAAACATTTATAGTAATGGTGCTAATGACAATAACACAGACCAACTTCATGTTATTGTGGCATCTTTGTATCAAAAAGATTCAGATGAG ACAGTTGATGGAATTAAAAACGCAACAGCTACTCAGCTTGATGTTACTGATACTGGAAGTCTTTCAGATCTTGTTTCACAG GTTGAAGTTGTAATTAGCTTGTTGCCTACTAGTTTTCATGCTGTCATTGCAAGAGTATGCATAGAG CTCAAGAAGCACTTGGTCACAGCGAGCTATGTTGATGAATCCATGTCAAAGTTAGGCCAAGCTGCTGAAGGTGCAGGTGTAACTATACTTTGTGAAATGGGCCTGGATCCTGGCATAG ATCACATGGTATCAATGAAGATGATTGATGAAGCACATGCTCGAAAGGGAAAAATAAAGGCATTTACATCTTTCTGTGGTGGACTTCCATCTCCAGCTGCTGCGAACAATCCACTGGCCTATAAGTTCAG ttGGAACCCAGCTGGTGCCCTCCGAGCTGGGAGCAATCCTGCTGTCTACAAATTTCTTGGACAGGTCGTCCATGTAGACG GTAATAAATTATACAACTCTGCAAAGAGGCTCAGACTACCGGAGCTTCCAGCTTTTGCTCTTGAACACTTGCCAAATCGGAATTCCTTGATATATGGAGACCTGTATGGGATCTCCAAAGAAGCATCTACTGTATACAGGGCTACTCTTCGCTATGAGG GATTTAGTGATATAATGGCTACCCTGTCAAAAACTGGGTTTTTTTATGCTGCAAATCATCCACTGCTGCAAGAGATTAATCACCCAACATATATGGGTTTTCTTGATGAACTCCTTAATGTAAATGATATCTCTACTACTACCACAAACGTAAATGCTGAAGTTTCCGGAGGACATGATGATGAATTGGTCTCGAGACTATTGATCCTTGGGCATTGCAAAGACAAAGAAACAGCTGTTAAGACAGTCAAAACCATCAA GTTCTTGGGACTACATGAGGAGACACAAATTCCTAAGGATTGTTCTAGTGCATTCGATGTGATTTGCCAAAGAATGGAACAGAGGATGGCCTATCACGATGATGAGCAG GACATGGTACTGCTACACCACGAACTGGAGGTGGAATACTCTGACGGGCGGCCGACCGAAAAGCACCAAGCAACTCTACTGGAGTTTGGAAAGGTTGAAAATGGCAGATCCAACACTGCCATGGCGCTCACCGTCGGGATACCAGCAGCAATTGGGGCGTTG CTCTTGCTCCAGAACAAGGTACAGAGGAAAGGAGTGATCAGGCCTCTGGAACCTGAAATCTACATTCCAG CACTAGAGATCTTGGAATCATCAGGCATCAAGCTGACGGAGAGAGTGGAGACTTGA